From a region of the Pongo pygmaeus isolate AG05252 chromosome 5, NHGRI_mPonPyg2-v2.0_pri, whole genome shotgun sequence genome:
- the GPX6 gene encoding LOW QUALITY PROTEIN: glutathione peroxidase 6 (The sequence of the model RefSeq protein was modified relative to this genomic sequence to represent the inferred CDS: inserted 2 bases in 1 codon) — translation MFRQFQASCLVLLFLVGFAQQTLKPQSRKVDCNKGVTGTIYEYGALTXNGEEYIQFKQFAGKHVLFVNVATYUGLAAQYPELNALQEELKNFGVIVLAFPCNQFGKREPGTNSEILLGLKYVRPGTGFVPNFQLFEKGDVNGEKEQKVFTFLKNSCPPTSDLLGSSSQLFWEPMKVHDIHWNFEKFLVGPDGVPVMCWFHQAPVSTVKSDILEYLKQFSTH, via the exons ATGTTCCGGCAGTTCCAGGCCTCCTGTCTTGTCCTGTTGTTCCTGGTTGGCTTTGCTCAGCAGACCCTAAAGCCTCAAAGTAGGAAG GTGGATTGCAACAAAGGGGTGACAGGCACCATCTATGAGTATGGAGCCCTCAC CAACGGCGAGGAGTACATCCAGTTCAAGCAGTTTGCAGGCAAGCACGTCCTGTTTGTCAATGTGGCCACCTATTGAGGCTTGGCAGCTCAGTACCCTG AACTGAATGCACTACAGGAGGAGCTGAAGAATTTTGGTGTCATTGTGTTGGCCTTTCCCTGCAACCAGTTTGGAAAACGAGAACCAGGAACAAACTCAGAAATACTTCTTGGTCTCAA GTATGTGCGTCCAGGTACTGGCTTTGTCCCCAATTTCCAGCTCTTTGAGAAAGGGGATGtgaatggagaaaaagaacagaaggTCTTTACTTTCCTGAAG AACTCCTGCCCTCCGACCTCTGATCTTTTGGGCTCATCAAGCCAACTCTTCTGGGAGCCCATGAAGGTCCATGATATCCACTGGAACTTTGAGAAATTTCTGGTGGGGCCTGATGGAGTCCCTGTCATGTGCTGGTTCCACCAGGCTCCAGTTAGCACAGTCAAGTCAGACATCCTGGAGTACCTAAAGCAGTTCAGTACCCACTAG